A single genomic interval of Adhaeribacter pallidiroseus harbors:
- a CDS encoding SDR family oxidoreductase, with protein MENKPTSQPDQHQADQPGDEYKMTPKPEIIRDNYKGSDKLAGKVAFITGGDSGIGRAVAVHFAREGADIAIVYLDENEDARETKRLIEAEGRQCLLIKGDLRDESFCKNAVQQAVDEFGGKLNILVNNAAEQHEQKELESISQEQLEATFRTNIFAYFYIAQAALPHLQKGDSIINTTSVTSFRGSSHLMDYSATKGAITTFTRSLAQNLAEKGIRVNAVAPGPIWTPLIPATLEKVADFGSDTPLGRAGQPSEVAPAYVFLASEDASYITGQIIHVNGGEIVAG; from the coding sequence ATGGAAAACAAACCCACTTCACAGCCGGATCAGCACCAAGCTGACCAGCCCGGGGATGAATATAAAATGACACCTAAGCCGGAAATTATCCGGGATAATTATAAAGGAAGTGATAAATTAGCCGGTAAAGTAGCATTTATTACGGGTGGCGACAGCGGTATTGGTCGGGCCGTAGCGGTGCATTTTGCCCGCGAAGGCGCCGACATTGCTATTGTGTACCTCGATGAAAACGAAGATGCCCGCGAAACCAAACGATTGATTGAAGCTGAAGGCCGGCAGTGTTTGTTAATAAAAGGCGACTTGCGCGACGAAAGTTTTTGTAAAAATGCGGTGCAGCAAGCCGTAGACGAGTTTGGAGGTAAGCTCAATATACTCGTAAATAATGCCGCCGAGCAGCACGAGCAAAAAGAACTCGAGAGTATCAGTCAGGAGCAATTAGAGGCCACTTTCCGGACAAACATTTTTGCTTATTTTTATATTGCGCAAGCTGCTTTACCGCATTTGCAGAAAGGCGATAGTATTATTAATACAACTTCGGTTACTTCTTTCCGGGGCAGTAGCCATTTAATGGATTATTCGGCTACCAAAGGCGCTATTACTACTTTTACCCGTTCGCTGGCGCAAAATTTAGCCGAGAAAGGGATTCGGGTAAATGCGGTAGCACCGGGTCCTATCTGGACGCCGCTGATTCCGGCCACGCTCGAGAAAGTAGCTGATTTTGGTTCCGATACGCCTTTAGGCCGGGCCGGTCAACCCTCCGAAGTAGCGCCGGCTTATGTATTTCTGGCTTCCGAAGATGCCTCGTACATTACCGGTCAAATAATACACGTAAACGGAGGCGAAATAGTAGCGGGTTAA
- a CDS encoding 4a-hydroxytetrahydrobiopterin dehydratase encodes MWVETDNRLKKTFRFPDFKSAFAFMTEVATVAEEMDHHPEWRNMYNVVSFELYTFDASNTVTKRDHKLAQRIDEIAAAYSLK; translated from the coding sequence ATGTGGGTTGAAACAGATAACCGATTAAAGAAAACTTTCCGGTTCCCCGATTTTAAATCGGCTTTTGCCTTTATGACGGAAGTAGCCACCGTAGCCGAAGAAATGGATCACCATCCGGAGTGGCGCAATATGTATAATGTGGTAAGCTTTGAATTGTACACCTTCGACGCTAGTAACACGGTTACCAAACGCGATCACAAATTAGCGCAACGCATTGACGAAATAGCCGCAGCTTATTCTTTAAAGTAA
- the rsmI gene encoding 16S rRNA (cytidine(1402)-2'-O)-methyltransferase, protein MATTDETRLYLVPTPIGNLEDITLRAIRILKEVDTILAEDTRTSGKLLQHLGIEKRMHSHHLHNEHKAAAHLVQRMLTGEKMALVSDAGTPAISDPGFLLVRECLKSNIAVECLPGPTAFVPALVKSGFSSERFTFEGFLPIKKGRQTRLQSLVTEERTMIFYESPHRLLKTLEQFKEVFGEERQVSVSRELTKMFEETITGTLAEVIGIFQQKAIKGEFVLVLEGSK, encoded by the coding sequence ATGGCTACTACCGACGAAACCAGGCTGTACCTGGTACCTACGCCCATCGGCAACCTCGAAGATATTACCTTACGCGCCATTCGCATCCTGAAGGAAGTAGATACGATCTTGGCCGAAGATACCCGCACGAGCGGGAAACTGTTGCAGCACCTGGGTATTGAAAAACGCATGCACAGCCACCACCTGCACAACGAACACAAAGCCGCCGCCCATTTAGTACAACGCATGCTGACAGGCGAGAAAATGGCGCTGGTTTCGGATGCGGGTACGCCCGCTATTTCGGATCCGGGCTTTTTACTGGTGCGCGAATGTCTGAAAAGCAATATAGCGGTAGAGTGCTTGCCGGGCCCAACCGCGTTTGTGCCGGCGCTGGTAAAATCGGGCTTTAGCTCCGAGCGGTTTACTTTCGAAGGTTTTTTACCCATTAAAAAAGGCCGGCAAACCCGCTTGCAAAGTTTAGTAACCGAAGAACGAACCATGATCTTCTACGAATCGCCGCACCGTTTACTTAAAACCCTGGAACAATTTAAAGAAGTTTTCGGGGAAGAACGCCAGGTATCGGTCTCGCGGGAACTTACCAAAATGTTTGAAGAAACAATTACCGGCACACTGGCCGAGGTTATTGGCATATTTCAGCAAAAAGCAATTAAAGGTGAGTTTGTGCTGGTACTGGAAGGCTCGAAATAA